The Schistocerca gregaria isolate iqSchGreg1 chromosome 4, iqSchGreg1.2, whole genome shotgun sequence genome contains a region encoding:
- the LOC126267217 gene encoding peptidoglycan recognition protein 1-like has product MSSFGKMRILKAVSGSQKRGSVEIQQDGGRRRPVRMATTTLNASTVLIFIIFGAVAYFTDLPIVCGSGHTASLPVYSSERRIVPHSSWSLRQQTHTIQLAHPTPYAVVKHTAGPECFGLNNCTSILRAIQELHWQMYDQPEISYNFLIDSDGNIYEGRGWNSTNPSKGIGLRCNVDVALIGNYVERNMTKEMSSALRWLLEKGVSTGMLAPDYRLLAHNQVKNTLSPGRWALLEIADWPHRCLEHCDQGVVCTQPADSDDSSGH; this is encoded by the exons ATGTCGTCATTCGGCAAGATGCGCATTCTCAAGGCGGTGAGCGGCTCACAGAAACGTGGATCCGTTGAGATCCAGCAGGATGGTG GACGTCGACGACCTGTGCGGATGGCGACAACGACTCTGAATGCCTCCACAGTCTTGATTTTCATCATCTTTGGAGCAGTGGCTTATTTCACAGATTTACCAATAG TTTGCGGGAGCGGCCACACAGCGTCACTTCCGGTGTACAGCTCAGAGCGGCGCATCGTGCCACACTCGTCTTGGAGCCTGCGGCAACAGACCCACACTATCCAGTTGGCGCATCCGACGCCGTACGCTGTGGTGAAGCACACAGCGGGTCCGGAGTGCTTCGGCCTGAACAACTGCACTTCCATACTGCGAGCCATACAG GAGCTGCACTGGCAGATGTACGATCAACCAGAGATCTCCTACAACTTCTTGATCGACAGCGATGGCAATATCTACGAGGGCCGAGGGTGGAACAGCACGAACCCCAGTAAGGGTATTGGGCTGCGCTGCAATGTTGATGTGGCGCTCATCGGGAACTATGTCGAGCGCAACATGACTAAGGAGATGTCATCAGCACTGCGCTGGTTGCTGGAGAAGGGTGTGAGCACAGGTATGCTGGCGCCCGACTACCGCCTGCTGGCACACAACCAGGTGAAGAACACGCTCAGCCCAGGGCGCTGGGCCCTCCTGGAGATCGCAGACTGGCCACACCGCTGCCTAGAGCACTGTGACCAGGGCGTCGTCTGCACCCAACCTGCTGACAGCGACGACAGCTCCGGCCACTAG